One part of the Quercus lobata isolate SW786 chromosome 7, ValleyOak3.0 Primary Assembly, whole genome shotgun sequence genome encodes these proteins:
- the LOC115951211 gene encoding low temperature-induced protein lt101.2-like, giving the protein MGSQTFIEVLLAILLPPVGVFLRYGCGVEFWIDLVLTLLGYIPGIIYAVYVIVR; this is encoded by the exons ATGGGCTCACAGACCTTCATAGAAGTGTTGCTGGCCATTCTTCTTCCACCAGTGGGTGTTTTTCTTCGCTATGGCTGTGGG GTGGAGTTTTGGATCGATTTAGTGCTCACGCTGTTGGGTTACATCCCAGGAATTATATATGCAGTTTACGTGATAGTTCGATGA
- the LOC115952191 gene encoding uncharacterized protein LOC115952191, with protein MVERCLIAASLAALVCHPSATIRCFKPKPCTTSPQKEKPKPNVSHPRFEKVHSKSKKKLDPHENSHSSSSSTQSNTNTPSPPASPLSRSTSRAGKLVKGVTQLIEGDSSIGIVETIFRSGWPKEIGLTVQKVLKVNHSESVLNKFEEFRNKVKLNAANSCDSQLMERLIVDGNELLRFQGALITCSLGTDGDSSICDKKCCGVCRMIRFSFTVEDAPELVHENSWKAHEKVTNDYVAKRICARRAIILCRVIAGRVGGYHRHELMDIGEDGRFDSVVASNEDDSNGSEKLMVLNPRAVLPCFVVIYEVNCLP; from the coding sequence ATGGTAGAAAGATGCCTAATAGCAGCTTCTTTGGCAGCTCTAGTATGCCATCCCAGCGCAACCATAAGGTGTTTCAAGCCTAAGCCATGCACAACCTCCCCacagaaagaaaaaccaaagCCAAATGTTTCCCATCCACGCTTTGAGAAAGtgcattcaaaatcaaagaaaaaactagACCCCCATGAAAATTCACattcttcatcatcttcaacTCAGTCTAACACAAACACACCATCACCTCCAGCCTCTCCTCTTTCTCGTTCCACATCAAGAGCTGGCAAACTTGTCAAAGGAGTCACACAACTCATAGAAGGAGATTCCTCAATAGGTATTGTGGAAACCATATTCCGATCGGGATGGCCTAAGGAGATAGGCCTCACAGTCCAGAAGGTGTTGAAGGTTAATCACAGTGAAAGTGTTCTAAACAAGTTTGAAGAGTTTAGAAACAAAGTGAAACTCAATGCTGCAAATTCATGTGATAGTCAGCTAATGGAGAGACTGATTGTTGATGGGAATGAACTCCTAAGGTTCCAAGGTGCCCTTATAACTTGTTCTCTAGGAACTGATGGAGATTCAAGCATTTGTGACAAGAAATGTTGTGGGGTATGCAGAATGATCCGTTTCAGCTTTACGGTTGAAGATGCACCAGAATTAGTCCATGAGAACAGTTGGAAGGCACATGAGAAGGTGACAAATGATTATGTTGCCAAAAGGATATGTGCAAGGAGGGCTATCATTTTATGCAGAGTAATTGCAGGGCGTGTTGGTGGTTACCATAGACATGAGCTCATGGATATTGGGGAAGATGGTCGGTTTGATTCTGTGGTGGCATCAAATGAAGATGACTCAAATGGCTCGGAGAAGCTTATGGTTTTAAATCCAAGGGCTGTGCTTCCATGCTTTGTGGTCATATATGAAGTCAATTGTCTTCCATGA